AGTATGCAATACTCCTTATGTGGTGGTAGAAGCTACTGCTGAACTTACTTACGGTTTGCTAATATGTGCCGCAAGAGATGTAATAAAAGCAGTAAATTATGTAAAAGAGGGCAAATGGATTAAAAATTTTGGATATCCATTATCTCACGATTTACACGGTAAAACTCTTGGTATTTTCGGTATGGGAAATGTAGGCACTGCTCTGGCAAGAAGGGCTAACGCTTCGCTCATGAACGTAATATATCACAATAGAAAGCCAAAATCTGACGACAAGAACATAAATGCAAGATATGTAGGATTTGAAGAATTGATCGAAACCTCAGATTACATAGTTATACTTTCGCCATTGACACCTGAAACAAAGGGAAAGTTTAATTATGATGTTTTTAAGAAGATGAAAAAGACTGCAATATTGGTAAACGCAGCAAGAGGCCCAATTGTAGTAACTGAAGATCTATATAAGGCTCTCTTAGATAAAGAGATTGCATTTGCTGCATTAGACGTAGTAGATCCAGAACCAATTCCCAATAATAGTCTTCTCTTAACTTTACCAAACGTTATTATCACGCCGCACATAGGCACTGCTACATACGAAACAAGATTAAATATGATGCAGCTTGCAGCTGAAAATCTATTTGATGTGCTAGAAGGAAGAAAGCCAAAATATTGTGTAAACCCGGAAGTTCTTTAGGGCTTAACTTTTTATTTTCTTTATAGAATACATCGCCTGATCAGCTTGATGAATTATTTTATCAATTTCTTTAAGCTGATCAGGTTTTATTTCTGATACGCCGCAAGAAACTGATAAATTGAAGTTCAAGGTTCCTGAAGAATTGAAATCATAAATCTTTTTGGATATCCTATCCAATATTTGATCTGTGTTGCTTCTTGAATTACACATTACCAGCGCTACAAACTCGTCGCCCCCAAAACGAGCCAACAAATCATTTTCTCTAAATGCTGATTTTAAAATTTTTGCAATATTTTTTATAGCTATATCACCATTGACATGTCCATAGGTATCATTGATTATCTTTAGCTTATCAATGTCAAAGAAAAATAAAAATAACTTCTTACCATCTAATTTCATTTTTTCATAATTGCCCTTGATATGTACGAAAAAACCTCTTCTATTTAAAATTTCTGTAAGCGGATCAATATAAGAGAGATACAGATTTCTGGTTGCAGTTTCTTTGTGTTTTGAGATGTCCATTGCAAAAATTGAAACCAGATCGTTGTTTAAAGAGTTTTTTAAGCTTGATATCATTACAGAAAAGGTTTTATTATTTTTAAAATCCATTTCTGAAGCAAAGTTAATTTTTTGTTTGACAACGTTTTCTATCTGACAATCCTCACACGGGCTCTCTCTCCCAAAAAGCAGCTTGTAGCAATTGGAGCTTGTATTGTCAAGGTTTCTTGCCTGTTGATTGGCAAAGATAACGTTATAGTTTCTATCTACAATTAACAAGTAAA
This genomic interval from Thermodesulfobium sp. 4217-1 contains the following:
- a CDS encoding D-glycerate dehydrogenase — translated: MAKKPKVIMTNKILDEPYNWLNERVELICWDQENLPPQTVIKEWLQDADGLYSAFYPVNKSLLEDAKNIKVVTQCAVGYDNIDVKYCTERKIPVCNTPYVVVEATAELTYGLLICAARDVIKAVNYVKEGKWIKNFGYPLSHDLHGKTLGIFGMGNVGTALARRANASLMNVIYHNRKPKSDDKNINARYVGFEELIETSDYIVILSPLTPETKGKFNYDVFKKMKKTAILVNAARGPIVVTEDLYKALLDKEIAFAALDVVDPEPIPNNSLLLTLPNVIITPHIGTATYETRLNMMQLAAENLFDVLEGRKPKYCVNPEVL
- a CDS encoding GGDEF domain-containing protein; the protein is MDSDDVGQGSFYKRSCLVDNVILSEEKLKFLFLNILENFEDAIIVYDSNLKCIFYNSKYLNLWNLDSEESDFFDCSLEESNNFLSKNVINSVAFLKRNSEILDLSKETSDIVELTNGTILERRSTPLTGSLDFKGKIIIYKDITKKIQENLSANLDQEIITTVIQNLPFYLLIVDRNYNVIFANQQARNLDNTSSNCYKLLFGRESPCEDCQIENVVKQKINFASEMDFKNNKTFSVMISSLKNSLNNDLVSIFAMDISKHKETATRNLYLSYIDPLTEILNRRGFFVHIKGNYEKMKLDGKKLFLFFFDIDKLKIINDTYGHVNGDIAIKNIAKILKSAFRENDLLARFGGDEFVALVMCNSRSNTDQILDRISKKIYDFNSSGTLNFNLSVSCGVSEIKPDQLKEIDKIIHQADQAMYSIKKIKS